In one window of Scylla paramamosain isolate STU-SP2022 chromosome 38, ASM3559412v1, whole genome shotgun sequence DNA:
- the LOC135091900 gene encoding uncharacterized protein LOC135091900 — protein sequence MLATTRVPDAPQRLCGVTGHCVQLKGPADVRIGVGSAVERMPVYVADLDEPCLLGLDYLTQSKACVDLGRKLVRVRGQEVPLLPEVGCAEVVVAERVHLAPRTEARVCRVEPHSSREELVTVLVANLSDKSRKVPTGAKLGTCGEVEHPEETSGSTEVAAVRPLPNFLEDLAHWSAANLTEAETEKVRHTLAQYADVFSRGDMDLGCAGLVKHSINMGSSAPIKSPPRRIIPARREEM from the exons ATGCTGGCCACCACTCGAGTCCCAGACGCGCCACAGAGGCTGTGTGGCGTGACGGGGCACTGTGTGCAGCTCAAGGGCCCAGCGGATGTTCGTATCGGCGTGGGCAGCGCTGTGGAGCGGATGCCGGTGTACGTCGCCGACTTGGACGAACCATGTCTGCTGGGACTCGACTACCTGACGCAGAGCAAGGCTTGTGTCGACCTAGGACGGAAGCTGGTGAGGGTGCGTGGCCAAGAAGTGCCCTTGCTTCCGGAGGTCGGCTGTGCGGAGGTAGTTGTGGCTGAGAGAGTGCACCTTGCTCCTAGGACGGAGGCCAGAGTCTG TCGGGTGGAGCCTCATTCAAGCAGGGAGGAGTTAGTTACGGTGTTAGTAGCTAACCTCTCCGATAAGTCTCGGAAGGTGCCCACTGGGGCCAAGCTGGGCACTTGTGGGGAAGTGGAACACCCTGAGGAGACGTCAGGGAGCACAGAGGTGGCTGCTGTGAGGCCGCTACCCAACTTCCTGGAGGATTTGGCTCACTGGAGTGCCGCTAACCTGACGGAGGCGGAGACAGAGAAGGTGCGCCACACCCTGGCTCAGTACGCGGACGTCTTTAGCAGGGGTGACATGGACCTGGGGTGCGCGGGGTTGGTGAAGCACAGCATCAACATGGGAAGTAGTGCGCCCATCAAGAGCCCACCCCGACGTATCATACCAGCCAGGCGGGAGGAGATGTAG